The window ATAGTAATATCAGGTAAAACTTGATTGATGGTTTTCGCAGCTGCATAAACTTAAACAGAAAAAgttgaaaagaagaagaagattttTCTTAGTATTTTACTAGCATCACACATGATCATAGACATATTTAGGCATCAAATGTAGGAAAAGAAGTTGCACAAtgcatatctatactatactatactaatACTAAACTATAATAACAAAACATAGGTATATTTTGTAGTTTGGTATGGTACTTCTGATCACAGCCGTTAAAATTTTCAACTCGGAATGTGAATCGTTAGATATTTAGATGTAATACTAAAAGAAATTCGCAAATGACTAAGGTTCAATTCACGCTAAGAACATTATAAGtttaacatttttaatattaatattatataaataaatgtaaaatcctaaaaaattacactatattctatttttaaaattattaataaatataaatataatgatttaaaaattacagaatgaatcatttaaaattaaccCGCGCTTTACGAGGGCTTTAAGCTAGTACAACTAAATTGGAAAATACAGTTATTTAACGCATCTGATGTATGATGATCTATTTGCACAACTGGAGTTGAGAGCATGCAAGCTTGTTGACACAAAGACTACGGAGTTACGATTTTTAGAGATATCCGCTGCTCTGAATTCTGAAGGATGTTTGAGATCCAGGATCAGTATTGTTAAAGGTGCTATTAATGGCGCTTCGCGATTAGACGCGAGATCTGCGATTCAAAAATGTGCGCTTCAGCGCGATTTTGAAATCGTCCAAAAGGCACTAAAAGGCGTTAAAAGCACTAACAATTACAAAAAGGCGCTCATAAAATAAGACAGTAATACACTTAAAAAAGGTTAACAGGAGAAAAAACCCACTTCAGGGTTTCATCTCTCAAATGTCAGCCGCTTAACTCTTTTTCTCTCAACATCACATCTACTAGTTAAAGATGATGAAGAGGAAGGGGAAGAAAGGGGATTTGAGGGACCGAAGATTGAGCTTGATAACACCGCAACTTCCGAAATAGAGAACCTTATTGATTAAGGCTTTATTATTGGCACTTATATCATGTTATTTATGCTCTTTGTTATGTTTGAATGTTAAGACTATGTTTAGTATCACTTATTTGTTAACATCTGTGAGTAATTGTTTCTTGGCCAAAAGGCGCGTGATTAATGGCGCTTCGCGAGTCGCGCCTCAAATATTGGTCTTGCGCTTTTTTTAAATATGCGCCGTAAACAACACTGTCAGGATGCTTAAGATGAGGAAACTTAACAAGGTGAAGTAGCTGCTAAAAAGGCACTGATACATCATCAATTGAATTGTGGTTTCATCTTTATTAGGCGATTTATGATAAATGCTTCAGAGTTCTTTCAGGGAGTGGTTGGCCCGTcagaatataaaaagaaaaagggtcATTCTGTATAATTTCTCTTGTTCTGTTGCTATATGCTTCAATGATTCCCATTTAACTCCTGGTGACAATTTCATGTCCTAAGGAGGTGCTCATGGACTCCAAGCTTCCAATGTGCAGATGTTAGTGGAATATTAGTCTCTGGTCATAGTTTTCAATTAAACTCGTGGGCGAGTTTTTTCCAGCGGAGAAGAGGATGATGAGGAGCATAGACTCAGAAAAAAGACCATTGATAATCCTATATTTATGTATGAATCAATTGTAATTAGATTACAAGTTCAGTTAATATTGCAACTGAACAAACATTACATTTTCTAAGGTAATTGATAATTATTAGGATACAGGAAGCAAAATATTGTTAGGTGTATTTTCCTTCAATTAGGATTTGAGTTGGGTGGCCAAGTCCTAAATGACTATTCATAGAGTTGTATTCTTCAAATTGAATCATGAATGATGAATAAACTATCAACTaattacacaaacatatattacaTCACACTGCAATAGAAGGCAAGCTAGCTAGAAGTTGCTCTGCGAGCCCCCTAAAATCTGataatgaattatatttttaactgaGTATCATCGCCTACATCCTAAACGTGTGCTACATCATAAGATTCTGTCAAACAACAGATCACtactaaaagaaaaataaataattattcacaCACACCACCGGACCTGCAGATACGATAAACAATTCTACAATAATTCAACGTAAAGTCAGTTGACCCAAGACAAAATGTTGatacaaatataacaaaatagaCTAAAATTAATCATGATTCCACACAATTTCATCTCCTAATCATGTCAAATGATTAAGTTTTTCCAACAAACGCTATTCATTGTTTTTCCACCAACTATTTTCAGCATTTTATTACTTACCAGTTTTATTCATAACTTAACAACGATAACGAATTACTAACAACAGAAAGGCGTATTCATAAACACGCAATTCAGATACACCTGAATTTAACACGCGAAATTCAACTGTAGTTCAGCGTAAAGTCAGATAAGTTCAACACACGAAATTTACATCGATTCGATTCAACAAAATACACTAAAATAAGCAGCGGccaaaatattaacatataacAATTAGAATACTACCTTTCCTGACCAGCAGTGTCCCAAATTTGAGCCTTAACAGTCTTATGATCAATCGCAAGCGTTCTCGTTTGAAATTCAACTCCAATTGTAGCTTTAGAATCCAAGCTAAACTCGTTTCTTGCGAAACGAGCTAGCAATTGTGATTTGCCAACAGCTGAGTCTCCAATTAGAACAATTTTGAACACATAATCAATATTCTGACTAAAATCACCGTGAAAATTCGACATACTAACTCTATGATTACTTGAAGAAGTTCGATTGTGGTAATGATTGTTTATATAGTGGTTGTGTGTGtagattgattgattgattcaCTTGGGTTTTGGTAGAAAAGTACTCGTATTTGAATAAGTTAGTGGGAAGCTTGTTCAgcatttgaaaattattgaactCCAAACTACTTTTCTtgtaaacattatttttaagtgttggatttgtttttttgttaaaattttatattttaaattatggaatctttattttaaaaatttcccTTGAGGACTAGTTtggaatttgaaaaaatatagcaAATGCATAAAAAGAGTTGGGTAATGCAGAATTTTTTGTGTTCACTTAAATGGAATGAAGAATGGAATGgattttgtactctaaaatggtgttgatcaaagacaatttatgttgtgtttagttggggtgaatgattccggaaggaatggaatgaaaaatgaactatattatgggcaattgttaacaaatttcattgcttcctccattccattccttacattatATGCTAGAGATCATACctccaatttgagatggaatgctccattctcttctACCCCCagtttcttctcaaatctcatcataacaattttgctcTCACTTACATTTATTCCAAAACTTCTCTCCTATCTCTATTAATTCcaagtaattttactcatttcatttaattccattccattcttcaccaaccaaacacaacattatagaattttcattccttcaatcatttcaaccttactattttaactataactctaaccacatgttttggaaagaATGCTCATTACATttcaacatcatgtttcttcacaatctttctcacaaaaaatTTGACTACGTTCATATTTTATCATCATTATCTCATGCTTTCTTTCTCCctaaaacttctatataatttttcattccattctcccctcattccattccatgaagtgaacacgGCCTAGGTTTTGTTTGTTGAGtataaaaaagtttataaaagAATGGTCAACAACGGTGATAAAATATGTTGCCATCTTCTACACAGAAAAAGTGAAAAACATTTACTCTAATATGTAGATTTAAAATAACACTATATTCAACTAACTTTTCATTCATCTTATTgattaaatgaaataaaataaaaattatcaaacttgCTGCATCTATCATTTTCTCAGCTTATATACTcgattttatatttaacatcCAATATAAcgttttgttattttaaattaagaataaCATCACATTGAAGTGTGCATTATTTGGTGGGTGCTATAGATATAATATCGCTTTTAGCACATACATTAAACTTGACCCAAGATACACATCTCCGCTTTGTCATTTTTAGTACTCTGAAAatagaatattttaatttaaaaaatgtttattaCTCATATGtgagaaattatatttaatttatgtgtttagataattttttggatgtaaaaaacattaatataataataaatattatagattATCTTATAAAATGGTCCGTGGGTGTTTGggcggggcttaaaagcccggTTTCTAAAGTTTTAACTTAGAAGCACTTAtgtgtaccgtttgtgtaaaaagttaggattcctaacttttgtttgattgcttctacttttttcccaaacattttaatcacttataagtctcaattaacttctaacttctccttcacttttttactttgaataagaagcacttattttaaactcacccaaacggtccttatatttttgtaaaataagataaaaatgtCGGAAGTTGACTTGTaaattatttacacaaacacaaaataaaCTTGTTTGGTTataagaaaaaatgtaaaattgcGAAAATGCTATGCAAGAAGTGGCAAAgctaaaaaaaaacaaagatgcTACATGTCAGCCggtaagagcaactccaaggggctctctaaacaagctcctaggtctaaattttaggagcaaatcaaaatctagtgctccaatgggctcctagatgctctttaaaaatttagaagcatactctctctcctttcttttaaagagcatctagtagctcttaactcaatataatattattttcttttcaattttctctctcttttagttaactttttcctcccatatatataaaataaatataaaatgtgaactAGGAGCTAACTATAAACagtagcattggagttctcacgttttccgatgtattaacttactaagagtcacattttatattattttttaaggaatgatttagaagcactcttggagatgctctaagccaTTTGCTTACATGAATGTGCCATCTGACAATGGTATTTTCACTATGAAAAGGCTGATCTTTCCATGAAGTACAAATTTTTAACATACTCTTTGGAAACTTCACTAGGTAAATTCCAGAGGTTTACAAGGTCAAATTTCTTCCCTACCAGCATGATTACTATGTGATCCACGCTATTGGCTATGTCCGTCCAATAAATTGTGCAGCAATATGGAAAGAATATGAACTGAATAAGTATTGAATGGTCAAGTGAGAGATTAAGATATGATTAGTGTGAACAAGTTCTGGTGAACTTAGCATATCAAACTGAGCTCATGCCATTGCAAATTTGCAACAAGAAGCAGCTTGGCATCAGATGATCAGAAGTAGTGGAGTTCTGTGATTGCAGCACATTGCATGAATGGTAATGAAATAATTCTTGGACTTCGTTTTGCAGACCGAGACTGCAAGGTTTGATGCCAAATGAGAAGTGACAGCACTCTCTATATTATCAGCAAGCAGCCATGGGGGTTTGGTTGAGGAGGGTAGCCCCTTTTTTAGAGAATTGGTTCAAGATTATGACACTGCATTCGAGGCTAGAACAGTATTTGTGCATGGTAGACTTGTTAGGCCGGCTGGAAGGCTAAATCTGACAATGTCAGAGCCAGTGATACCTGGTGCCAGTGCAGGGGAGGACTGTTAAGTGCTTGTCGATAGCGCTTGATATATAAGCTGGTTCTCAAGTTCGTTATTTGGAACAATTGAATTCAGCAATCAGCAGTGTATATGCTTGAACCTTACATTAATTATGGTTTTTTTGGCATGGCATTTTCACAACATCTGGGCTGCATTGTATGATTTATAGTAGCCTATACAACGAAAATTTAACATGATGACATCGACCTGAAATATTCATCAGCAATGGATTTTGCTTAGTTCAGAATGGAAAGAATCATGATCTTTGAAGCAGTAACAAGTTTATCTATAAATCAAATGCACAAGTTTACAAGCTACAAATAGCTGCTACAAACCCATAGAGCACCAGTATACATGTACAGTTTAAATAGTTCAAGGCCAAATGGAAGACATTTAGCCTAATTTTGCCTCACATTAGAGCTTAGTCAAGCTTGTCCTCTGGCAATAACTTCTGTTTATTCCCTGTCAATTATACACAACAATCTGCGCCAATAATTTAAACCGTCTGCTTCtaataattttacatttaaGTCCGTGATCTAATCAATACATATGTAACTGCTCGTGCATGTGGAGCTTTATTTTCTTCTAGTTGGACAGGTACAATTGGATCGAGTATTGTTGAGCGTCTGCACAAAAATGCTTGTATTAGTCAAAACAGAAAATTTGTTGGTGATTCATATGAGTTCGTGTAAGATTTGAATTTTGGCTATACCTGCACTTCTTTTTGGAGGTCTTTAATGTAGACAACAGCCAAGTCCAGCATATCAGCTGTATTTGCTTGCTGCAGATTGACAAGAATCATGTGACTATTTCACTTTAATTTATAATCTTGACAGAGCAGTTACAGTGAATCATTTGAAAGTTACCTTGTCCATATTTGGAAAAAGATCTTGCAGCTTTTTCATTCGTGCACTAATCCGTGTTCGTCTCACCTGTAAATCATAAAGCCCAGATTCATATTATGTGTCAAGTTGAAGATGTCATTGTTTTAGATACTGTCAATTGTCAACAAAGAAAGAGGTGCAATATTTCAataatcagaaaagttttcgAGGACcacaattattaataattaatataagtgATTGGTGTAAGGTCTGGGTACATATTAACCACCCGATACCCTGACTTCTGAGTGTGATATACGGGGCATATTTGATTTGGTTAGTAAGACTTACCCTCTCTGCAATGCTTCGCGGATGAGTGGCAAAGCCTCTTTTTGCCCGAATTTTACATGGAATGGAGTCTTGCTGAAAGTGCAGAAAATTCTCCATCGTTGCCATTTCAGCAGAAGTGCTTGGCAAGCTCAGTTGGTGAACTAAACCAGAGGTGTAATGGTTGAAATCATCATTCTAACGAACCAAGAAAAAATGTAATTCAATTGACTGacaaaaaaataagtaatgagAAAGCAACTATCACGGATACAGTATTATCTTAAGTTAGTACCTGCTTGTTCAGTCCAGGCAAACTGGATAACATCTTTGCTTCACCATCTCTGTTTCTTTTTAGGCTGTTGCAGTTAGGATCATTGTACAAGTTAGGACCGTTAAAATTCCCTCCACTATGTCCATTGGCCGAGTACAATTCACTAGTTCCGAAATTCTCATTCACATTAGCAGCACTTTGAGGCATGAACCGTGAGTGAGAAGACGGCACAGAAGAGAAGTTCATACCCAACCTATTCGTTGAGGAACTTAATCCTGCCTTGGTCTTATTACAAGATCTGAAATTTCCCAAATCGTTCATCCCCGTGAATCCTGTTATTAGGCCTCGAGTTCTTAGCAGTCCATACAAAATCATTGTAATAATAGCACAGGAAGACTTCATCATCATAACATGGAAAAACAGTAGACATAAGTCTTAACCATCAACCTGTTAATTTTTGACACATATAACACTCTACCAGATCTTCTGTCATTCCAGGTCAAAGTGTTCTCCAACAAATTTTCTGTTCTACACATATATCTGTTTCAAATTCTAACAATAAAATAGCACAAGAAGCATTTTGGAACATGAATACATGATAATTACTGACAACAATTTGCAGTAAAGATCAAGCACAAACAAGCTTATAAATGTTGATTCCACTGAGATCCAGACTAAAAGACAAATGAAAACAGAAATAAACAAAACGACTACAGATTCGTCGATCTAGTTACTATCATCAaatcacacacacaaacacactaGTAGTTCCTTGTTCATACAATCAATCATAATTattcaagaaaatatataaatcatcaTCAGATATAAAACTTGAAGCAACATATAAAAACAAGATGTAGTGATTACCAGAACCGATATCATCATCAGCTAAGCTCGACGAAAATCCAGCTGGAGAACTGCTCTGTCGAACCAAAGACAAACGACTTCCGTTACTAGTCTCCTTCTTAACTTGATTCATATTCTCCCCTCCTACATTCGAACCAAAACCCCTAAACAAATTCTCCACGCCACTACTAAGCAAATTCTTACTCGAATCCGTGCCAAGTCCTTTCGTATATTTACAATCACCCGGATCAGAGAACTTCATCTCTGTCTCAATATTAGAACTGCGGTAATCAGCAGCAACAGCACTGTCATTCACAAGACTTTCCAAGAATGAGCTGGGAACAGATTGATACCGGCTCAAATTCAAGCTCTGTGGCTGCGGAGAATCATGATTATTCATGAAGTTGCACGTCTCCGAATGCACAGTCTCTTTGTTTTTCGCAAAATGATCAGCTGCTGGTGATGGAAACATGAAATTTGTTGCAGCAAGTAAGCTTTCCATTGATCCCTCAACGTTGTACATAATAATCAGTAGCTAAACGAGAAGAATTTATAGATGCAGTTGAGCAAGTTTATACATGAATCTTGATCAAATGAATGGTAAGAGTCATGTGCTGTATTTATAGGGCgtagtatattttttttggaatttatcaaaaatgttatttttctaaatttttttgtgtttttattatttttgaaaatatttataagaatactattttttttaaaattacttgAAAAAAATATCGTATGCTTAATTGGTTTCGAAGGGCTTGCAAATATGATTGCATTTGATTAAAAGTATGATTGCATATGATTATACTGATTATGTACACTCtttttaaatatgatatttttgtaaaataatcaaaaaggtatggtatacttttttttttttttttgaaactataaGTATGGtatacttataaaaaatatttagactAGGATATATACAACAAAACctctatttattttttcactGGGCTTGTAGTTGCTAGATTATTACTCTGCATATATTTTTGGGTAACGGGTACACGTCAGTCATGATCTAAGTAAGGTGGGGACCATGAGGCTGGACTTAATTTGTGGATCTTCCTTTTCTTACTTTGTCATTATTCACATTATTTGAGTGTGATTGTGGACTTCAAGTCTTCAACTCTTCAAGTGGGAGTTCTTGATTAAAGAAGTGATTCACTAATGATATGGGTAAGTTTACGTAGAGCAGATCAAAATATCCTATCTCACGCTTTAAAAAAAGAGCTTgcgtaataatttattatataaagaaaagatAATGCAAGAAAAGAGCTATTTTACAAATAAGGCTCAAGAAGATTAACTGGTGGTATAAAAGCATCTCCAATTGGTGagggaaaataaattttttcgcCGTCTTGTTTTGAAAACTTAtcactaaattattattttttcctttATGTCACTAATCTtaggtttgaattttttttgatcaCTAACGTTTCCTGTTTTGAAAACTTAtcactaaattattattttttcctttATGTCACTAATCTTAGGTTTGAATTCTTTTTGATCACTAACGTTaagttcggatttgattattaacactatgttattctttttagcattattataatatagtgatagtttgtaatattatgatgatctgatatgtgtctatatttttatatgtagtactccgtATGTGTCCTCGGCAATTTATCTTGGAGGGCaagagtttgacacg of the Daucus carota subsp. sativus chromosome 4, DH1 v3.0, whole genome shotgun sequence genome contains:
- the LOC108216359 gene encoding transcription factor bHLH130, with amino-acid sequence MYNVEGSMESLLAATNFMFPSPAADHFAKNKETVHSETCNFMNNHDSPQPQSLNLSRYQSVPSSFLESLVNDSAVAADYRSSNIETEMKFSDPGDCKYTKGLGTDSSKNLLSSGVENLFRGFGSNVGGENMNQVKKETSNGSRLSLVRQSSSPAGFSSSLADDDIGSGFTGMNDLGNFRSCNKTKAGLSSSTNRLGMNFSSVPSSHSRFMPQSAANVNENFGTSELYSANGHSGGNFNGPNLYNDPNCNSLKRNRDGEAKMLSSLPGLNKQNDDFNHYTSGLVHQLSLPSTSAEMATMENFLHFQQDSIPCKIRAKRGFATHPRSIAERVRRTRISARMKKLQDLFPNMDKQANTADMLDLAVVYIKDLQKEVQTLNNTRSNCTCPTRRK